The sequence TGATTAGTTTGCGATGCTCATGCAAATCAGCTGATGCTGATGCGCAGACAATGCATCAGCCATTTTCGTGATGCTTGTTTGATGGGTTTTTGCGCATCATATGTTTCACTGTTGGTTTTTAGAACTCATGACATTTGCAGTGTTGgcaacttttgcattttagaatgtactgcgcatcagatgcagcgcagtgatgcatttctCAAAAGGCCCAACTTTTAgacttttatataataaaaataataaaattttaaatttttttacagtcCCCAATCACACGTTAAACACTATCACATCAAACAAAATGCTCGCGGAGAATACTATTTAAGTGAGAAACATTGCTGCGAAACCATACCAGATCTAATCAACTATCATCGACACAATTCGGGAGGATTAGCATGTCGCCTAAAATCATCACCATGCGATCGTCCAGTACCACCTACAGCCGGTTTATCTCATGGTAAGTTTTAGATTTGAAATAGTtctcaataaaatttataataaataaatttttctttaattttccttACAGATAAATGGGAAATTCATCCTATGGAGTTAATGTTAATGGAAGAACTTGGCTCTGGCCAATTTGGTGTGGTGCGCCGCGGCAAATGGCGCGGTTCTATAGATACCGCTGTTAAAATGATGAAAGAGGGCACCATGTCCGAGGATGATTTCATTGAAGAGGCCAAAGTTATGACCAAATTGCAACATCCAAATTTGGTGCAATTATATGGTGTTTGTTCCAAACATCGTCCTATTTATATAGTCACTGAATACATGAAACATGGCTCATTGTTAAATTATCTCAGACGTCATGAGACCACATTGATTGGTAATATGGGTTTATTGCTTGATATGTGCATACAGGTAAGTTGAAATtagaaataacaaattaataataaatgtttaatacaataaatatcTATTTTTTGTTGTACAGGTCTCCAAAGGCATGGCCTATTTGGAACGTCACAATTATATACATCGCGATTTGGCGGCTCGTAATTGTTTGGTAGGTTCCGAGAATGTTGTGAAGGTGGCTGATTTCGGTTTGGCTCGTTATGTTTTAGACGATCAGTATACCAGTTCTGGCGGTACCAAATTTCCTATTAAATGGGCTCCTCCAGAAGTATTGAATTATACACGTTTCTCCTCGAAATCAGATGTTTGGGCTTATGGTATGATTTTTTCTGTgatatttgataaattttcatttgatatttaattttaattgtttttttaggtGTCCTTATGTGGGAGGTGTTCACATGCGGCAAAATGCCTTATGGCCGTCTAAAGAATACTGAAGTTGTTGAACGTGTCCAACGTggtattattttagaaaaaccaAAGTCATGTGCTAAAGAAATTTACGAAGtaagtttaattatttataaatttctatagggattttattaattataaaatgttttctttttaggtCATGAAAAAATGCTGGTCTCATAGTCCTGAAGATCGTCAATCATTCCGTGTCCTCAAAGAGCAGCTCGCTTTAGTGGCACAAACACTCACCGATTAAATACAtttgtttcgtttttatttttaaaatttaatttaacttaacTTCTCTCTACCACTCTCCTAATGTCTTTCATACATCAAATACATCAAAACTACTGATCCTACATCATCAAACACTGAAGAAAATCATAAGCTTATAGCAAATGAAAAGTTATTTCCAACACTTTTCAtactaaatttatataaataatttaaaaaggaGAAATATAAGcatatataatattatttatacataaaaaaatgCCAAGATACAAGCACTGAtgaagttaaatatttattagatataaataataacaatacaaacagaaaaaaaactaagttagcagaatatacattataataATAGTATATAACTctctatatatttatatatatataatatgacCCATAACAATTTGGACAACTTTAACTAAACAACAAATCTTAGCAAAAAAAACCATCAAAACTCTAAAACTATAACCAAGTCTTTAGTGtaggttttgaaatttttgaaaatataacaaCCAAATTAATCAAACATTATTcaagaaaatgtttaaacaaattagtttggttttatatcattaataatacatatactgaacatatttaatatataataaaaaaataaactactaTGAAagcagaaaacaaaaaaaaaaatcagtatgtAAATAGTGTTTAAGCCTAAAACTGATAAATTTACGTTATAGTTTATAAACtgcaaagaaagaaagaaaaacaaacataatacattcttaaaaaatttagaatttttttttacctaagcatataatacaaaaaaaaataagtaaatttagataaaacaaaatttgaaaaagaatttaataatttgcgccaagtttttttatactattttatatattaaatacatACCTATAAAGCAAAACATGTGTGAAATGTTTTTGCCCAGATATGGAtcataaactaaacaaaaaaacaaaatatgtgctttta comes from Calliphora vicina chromosome 2, idCalVici1.1, whole genome shotgun sequence and encodes:
- the Btk29A gene encoding tyrosine-protein kinase Btk isoform X4, which produces MIPCVSLAETSVLGNMKERVKEMKVFGCRLNFWNNISQSLTSSKGTGSSPAQISQRSISPNNSTSTSQFSLHHNSSGSLGSSTPTSLHPQSSVSTFKQSPNLLNGNGSLLDNTMPGGIPTPGTPNSKAKDNSHFVKLVVALYPFKAIEGGDLSLEKNAEYEVIDDSQEHWWKVKDAMGNVGYIPSNYVKPKALLGLERYEWYVGDMSRQRAESLLKQGDKEGCFVVRKSSTKGLYTLSLHTKVPQSHVKHYHIKQNARGEYYLSEKHCCETIPDLINYHRHNSGGLACRLKSSPCDRPVPPTAGLSHDKWEIHPMELMLMEELGSGQFGVVRRGKWRGSIDTAVKMMKEGTMSEDDFIEEAKVMTKLQHPNLVQLYGVCSKHRPIYIVTEYMKHGSLLNYLRRHETTLIGNMGLLLDMCIQVSKGMAYLERHNYIHRDLAARNCLVGSENVVKVADFGLARYVLDDQYTSSGGTKFPIKWAPPEVLNYTRFSSKSDVWAYGVLMWEVFTCGKMPYGRLKNTEVVERVQRGIILEKPKSCAKEIYEVMKKCWSHSPEDRQSFRVLKEQLALVAQTLTD
- the Btk29A gene encoding tyrosine-protein kinase Btk isoform X5, translating into MMLLSALKLGTGSSPAQISQRSISPNNSTSTSQFSLHHNSSGSLGSSTPTSLHPQSSVSTFKQSPNLLNGNGSLLDNTMPGGIPTPGTPNSKAKDNSHFVKLVVALYPFKAIEGGDLSLEKNAEYEVIDDSQEHWWKVKDAMGNVGYIPSNYVKPKALLGLERYEWYVGDMSRQRAESLLKQGDKEGCFVVRKSSTKGLYTLSLHTKVPQSHVKHYHIKQNARGEYYLSEKHCCETIPDLINYHRHNSGGLACRLKSSPCDRPVPPTAGLSHDKWEIHPMELMLMEELGSGQFGVVRRGKWRGSIDTAVKMMKEGTMSEDDFIEEAKVMTKLQHPNLVQLYGVCSKHRPIYIVTEYMKHGSLLNYLRRHETTLIGNMGLLLDMCIQVSKGMAYLERHNYIHRDLAARNCLVGSENVVKVADFGLARYVLDDQYTSSGGTKFPIKWAPPEVLNYTRFSSKSDVWAYGVLMWEVFTCGKMPYGRLKNTEVVERVQRGIILEKPKSCAKEIYEVMKKCWSHSPEDRQSFRVLKEQLALVAQTLTD
- the Btk29A gene encoding tyrosine-protein kinase Btk isoform X3 — protein: MIPCVSLAETSVLGNMKERVKEMKVFGCRLNFWNNISQSLTSSKGKKVPKSSNTCQKTQFVIQGTGSSPAQISQRSISPNNSTSTSQFSLHHNSSGSLGSSTPTSLHPQSSVSTFKQSPNLLNGNGSLLDNTMPGGIPTPGTPNSKAKDNSHFVKLVVALYPFKAIEGGDLSLEKNAEYEVIDDSQEHWWKVKDAMGNVGYIPSNYVKPKALLGLERYEWYVGDMSRQRAESLLKQGDKEGCFVVRKSSTKGLYTLSLHTKVPQSHVKHYHIKQNARGEYYLSEKHCCETIPDLINYHRHNSGGLACRLKSSPCDRPVPPTAGLSHDKWEIHPMELMLMEELGSGQFGVVRRGKWRGSIDTAVKMMKEGTMSEDDFIEEAKVMTKLQHPNLVQLYGVCSKHRPIYIVTEYMKHGSLLNYLRRHETTLIGNMGLLLDMCIQVSKGMAYLERHNYIHRDLAARNCLVGSENVVKVADFGLARYVLDDQYTSSGGTKFPIKWAPPEVLNYTRFSSKSDVWAYGVLMWEVFTCGKMPYGRLKNTEVVERVQRGIILEKPKSCAKEIYEVMKKCWSHSPEDRQSFRVLKEQLALVAQTLTD